In Microplitis mediator isolate UGA2020A chromosome 2, iyMicMedi2.1, whole genome shotgun sequence, a single window of DNA contains:
- the LOC130663334 gene encoding uncharacterized protein LOC130663334: MGGFYLQSLVRPERIQLLEENENSCGSDRTKNLIYLPHPSVSEKHCIFLVTKHHVKIIDFDSAHGTFINGQAIPAHTTVELFVNNIIGIGTNQTKDDDRKKSCVYRLQFDDIYAPGTSSNENKFREERKSKSYLSTVPDKVYKPLDSDDEIEINNDDCNRSASTDLISDDDTDRGFSDNHSKSQSETELDNFYLNDSKKFKEDKIDRSKISLKNTRKAGSEKSKKDEFKNQSGDKDAMKNKAIDKAKDKVISNGKDKIKHKESADKRKLSRENTTTHDFISRDYIIPKKKMRDSDGRAITVDKETTINKSTPTRLIPSSRAAASTKASEDSSTHQTTPNGGKSIFINGNKTQPNIIRSEKNSASTSSGAISSTLTNNKDKVIRRVFTGKVQNHVADRDVNKGVDNYYKNYDINNKLSRKTNEFLSRIFKWDLDWLGSEEDRDLQRYSPLEGELIPQLGFYASYDDYDKIMSNLILQKIWLHITRITDWKNNHLFNAVVKDNSIRKVPIGLVDETLTEFEIEIPFNRSERKDLRHPERHDFIMLELPVKINNDEKIQYQKIFACTKSYHKTFGLLTYKIVTRSLPANIVFQQKLVLQTVCRIDKFIRMARAIKFLPFTPLMKGVIQPDSNKEVYALPKVPDHKPPKLITNDNLPGNQTEAVLRIANALAGPDPKICLLEVSRSNRFDIIVNIITEIVYGKNKYRTDERNRILVCARSDASVDDITSKLIDVRDKLKNDHKPMEVVRIGNPRTINPRTRHVFLNEIMRSVMNKGVSNASVDQEVNRLRSKIEYINTKLHSSNYLPSPKRYELTNKLDSCNSQMLLLNKSCKQPHCDDKEFKDVNNSILWKADVITSLSSSFFNHQMEWAFGLESQNKTDVCIFDEENFNYEPETLTALMLGVTKILLIRDPRVSVHYDEIRAKKFGNQSLFSHISEYFDNRNPVISLIH; this comes from the exons ATGGGCGGATTTTATCTTCAATCTCTAGTACGTCCTGAACGTATTCAATTATTAGAGGAGAATGAg AATTCATGTGGTAGCGACAGGACAAAAAATCTGATCTATTTACCACATCCATCAGTGTCGGAGAAACACTGTATATTTCTAGTGACGAAACATcacgtaaaaataattgattttgac AGTGCCCATGGCACATTCATCAATGGTCAAGCAATTCCGGCGCACACGACGGTGGAACTTTTCGTAAATAACATTATTGGGATCGGAACCAATCAAACTAAGGACGATGATCGTAAGAAAAGTTGTGTGTATCGGCTTCAATTTGAT gATATATATGCACCTGGGACCAGCTCTAATGAAAACAAATTCAGAGAAGAGAGAAAATCAAAGAGTTATCTATCAACTGTGCCAGATAAAGTTTATAAGCCATTAGACTCCGATgatgaaatagaaataaataatg atgACTGTAATCGTTCGGCATCAACGGATCTAATTTCCGATGACGACACTGATCGTGGATTTTCGGATAATCATTCAAAAAGTCAGAGTGAAACTGAGTTGGATAACTTCTACTTaaacgattcaaaaaaatttaaagaagacAAAATAGATAGAAGTAAAATCAGTCTAAAAAATACTAGAAAAGCTGGAAGTGAGAAGAGTAAAAAAGACGAATTCAAAAATCAGTCTGGAGACAAAGATGCAATGAAAAATAAAGCCATCGATAAAGCTAAAGATAAAGTTATAAGTAACggaaaagataaaattaaacacaAAGAAAGTGCTGATAAACGAAAATTATCTCGCGAGAATACAACTACTCACGACTTTATTTCAAGGGATTACATCATACCGAAGAAGAAAATGAGAGACTCTGATGGACGAGCCATAACTGTTGACAAAGAAACTACTATCAATAAATCTACTCCAACTAGATTAATTCCTTCTTCAAGGGCAGCTGCATCGACTAAAGCTTCGGAAGATTCATCGACTCATCAGACTACTCCAAATGGTGGTAAAAGCATTTTTATCAACGGAAACAAAACACAGCCGAACATTATTCGAAGTGAGAAAAATAGTGCTTCAACAAGTTCTGGAGCTATTTCTTCAACCCttacaaataataaagataaagTTATCAGAAGAGTTTTTACTGGAAAGGTCCAGAATCATGTTGCTGATAGGGACGTGAATAAAGGTGTCgacaattattacaaaaattatgacATAAACAACAAATTATCCCGGAAAACGAATGAATTTCTGTCGCGCATCTTCAAATGGGATCTAGATTGGTTGGGTTCCGAAGAAGATCGAGACTTACAAAGGTATAGTCCATTAGAAGGGGAATTAATACCACAATTAGGATTCTATGCAAGCTATGATGACTATGATAAAATAATGTCTAATTtgatattacaaaaaatatggcTCCACATAACTAGAATTACTGACtggaaaaataatcatttatttaatgcagTCGTAAAAGATAATTCAATAAGGAAGGTGCCCATCGGTTTAGTTGATGAGACATTAACTGAATTCGAAATTGAGATACCGTTCAATCGATCAGAACGAAAAGATTTACGCCATCCTGAAAGACACGATTTCATCATGCTCGAGCTGCCTGTGAAAATCAACAACGACGAGAAAATTCAGTACCAAAAAATATTCGCTTGCACAAAAAGTTATCACAAAACATTTGGTCTGTTAACTTATAAAATCGTTACCCGATCTTTGCCAGCGAATATTGTGTTCCAACAAAAACTGGTATTGCAAACTGTCTGCcgcattgataaatttattcgcATGGCTAGAGCTATCAAATTTTTACCGTTCACTCCACTGATGAAAGGTGTAATTCAGCCAGATTCCAACAAAGAAGTCTATGCTTTACCAAAAGTACCAGATCATAAGCCACCCAAACTAATTACCAATGATAATTTGCCTGGAAATCAAACGGAAGCTGTCTTACGCATCGCTAATGCACTCGCTGGGCCTGATCCTAAAATTTGTCTTCTAGAAGTCTCACGTTCGAATAGATTCGACATTATCGTAAATATTATTACGGAGAtagtttacggtaaaaataaatatcgaaCTGATGAACGGAATCGTATACTTGTATGTGCTCGCAGTGATGCCTCGGTAGAcgatattacgagtaaattaATCGACGTACgggataaattgaaaaatgatCACAAGCCGATGGAAGTAGTTCGTATAGGCAATCCTAGAACAATAAATCCACGCACTCGTCATgtttttttgaatgaaatcATGCGTTCAGTTATGAATAAAGGAGTCAGTAATGCCAGCGTCGATCAAGAAGTGAATCGTCTGCGATCAAAAATCGAatacataaatacaaaattacaCTCAAGCAACTATTTACCAAGTCCTAAACGTTATGAATTGACAAATAAACTCGATAGTTGTAATTCGCAAATGTTACTGCTAAATAAGAGTTGCAAACAACCACATTGTGATGataaagaatttaaagatGTGAATAACAGTATATTGTGGAAAGCAGATGTTATCACTTCTCTCTCATcgtcattttttaatcatcaaaTGGAGTGGGCATTTGGTCTCGAAAGTCAAAATAAAACAGACGTATGCATTTTTGATGAAGAAAACTTCAATTATGAGCCAGAAACACTTACTGCTCTCATGCTTGGTGTCACTAAAATATTACTCATAAGAGATCCGAGAGTGTCGGTTCATTATGATGAAATTAGAGCAAAAAAATTCGGTAACCAATCGCTTTTTTCACATATTAGTGAATACTTTGACAATAGAAATCCAGTTATATCTTTAATTCATTAG
- the LOC130663337 gene encoding serpin B3-like, protein MIRTMKVFSFLIILIISIILSLTSESEACVGKNWFCDWMTNRNNSRETTTTFSTSVTEDEKMQAIRNISSSINQFSIELHQAMAKKTNGSFISSLLSALMVLMMAAYGARDKNAEEMNSMLHFDTNNNTYKTGIYSLIEMFDALNPIRFKLANKIFAGRNREIKSDFMSLVRETFKSSIENVDFGRSEDTTAKINNWRAEKNYQRIRNIVESDEISADTEFFFMNSIYFSALWKTAFNESDTKPRKFKITKEKTIERPIMKRSKDYVYLTEFSLFVVPFDFKRDSNNDESMRLITLYP, encoded by the exons ATGATTCGTACAATGAAAGTATTCAgtttcttaataattttaattatttcgataATTCTGTCATTAACGAGTGAGTCTGAA gCATGTGTAGGGAAAAATTGGTTTTGTGATTGGATGACAAACAGAAATAATAGTAGAGAAACTACTACAACTTTTTCTACTTCAGTTa CGGAAGATGAAAAAATGCAGGCAATTCGTAATATTTCATCCAGTATTAATCAATTTTCCATTGAATTACATCAG gctatggcaaaaaaaacaaatggaAGTTTTATCTCATCGCTATTAAGTGCATTAATGGTACTTATGATGGCAGCTTACGGTGCACGTGATAAAAATGCCGAAGAAATGAATTCTATGTTACATTTcgatactaataataatacgtACAAAACAGGCATATATTCATTGATTGAAATGTTTGAT GCACTCAATCCAATAAGATTTAAATtggcaaataaaattttcgctGGGAGAAATCGAGAAATTAAATCAGACTTTATGAGCTTAGTTAGAGAAACATTCAAATCGTCAATTGAAAATGTTGATTTTGGACGTTCTGAAGATACGACggcgaaaataaataattggcgtgcagaaaaaaattatcagcgtATTAGAAATATTGTTGAGTCTG ATGAAATTAGTGCCGATActgaatttttcttcatgaaTTCGATATATTTTTCGGCATTATGGAAAACGGCCTTTAATGAATCAGATACTAAACCAAGAAAGTTTAAAATCACTAAGGAAAAAACCATAGAACGACCGATAATGAAAAGAAGCAAAGATTATGTTTATCTTACAGAATTTAGTTTGTTTGTTGTACCATTCGATTTCAAG AGAGATTCCAATAATGATGAATCAATGAGATTAATTACGCTGTATCCTTAA